Sequence from the Argentina anserina chromosome 7, drPotAnse1.1, whole genome shotgun sequence genome:
TAACTATTCGTTAGGAGTTGACAAGAAAAATGAATAATGAAAATTGCTCACCAAACAATGAGAAATTCAGTCCTAAATAtctacgagaaatgaaagctTAGAATACCATTAATCTTTTACGCAGGGGGAAACAAGAACTCACATTTCCTCTGAGTGTGACAGCAATCCCAAGCGGCTGCCCTTCCCTGATCTTAAACTGCGCAAGAGAAGCCTTTGCTCGTGTCTTCACAGGTCTCTGCCCCGTAATGAGCGCCAAGTCACGCATTGCCGCTTCCAACCCCTTGGAATTCTGCTGAGCATCTCCAATACCACAATTCACCACAATCTTCTCAACCTTCGGAACCTACAACAAGTCCCCACCATTGCACAAATCACCAACATAACAACACCTCATCAAACCACTCAACTTCACAACCCAATAATACAAACAAGGCTCAAACAAAACACCATCaccaattttaacaaaaaccgaacCACATTGTCAACAATTCATGACATAACCAAACAGTTACTTACTTTCTAAACCCCAGACTCACTAAAACCTTAATTAGACCCTAATTATACAGAAAAATCAGAACTTTATATCGAAAATTAAACTGAAATGCAAAAAGGTGGAAGCTTTAATCACCTCATGGATGTTTTGATACGAAAACTCTTCTTTGAGCTTGGGGATGATTCTCTCGAGGTAAGCCGTCTTGAGGCGACTGACCTTCTCGGACTCGGACTTCTCCACCAGCACAACCTCCGCGGCCTTCACCACGCTCacatttctagggtttgtaaACGACAGCCGCGGCGGCGATGCGGCAATTGGGAACTGGCCGTGAAACGACGACGTAGAGGAGCGT
This genomic interval carries:
- the LOC126803971 gene encoding 50S ribosomal protein L5, chloroplastic, with translation MACPSILRSSTSSFHGQFPIAASPPRLSFTNPRNVSVVKAAEVVLVEKSESEKVSRLKTAYLERIIPKLKEEFSYQNIHEVPKVEKIVVNCGIGDAQQNSKGLEAAMRDLALITGQRPVKTRAKASLAQFKIREGQPLGIAVTLRGNVMYAFLDRLINLGFPRTRDFQGLNPNSFDGNGNYAVGIKEQSVFPEIKFDLGKGRGMDVCIKTTANTDKEAQTLLALMGMPFRETGPVTEVRKKKLRSHHFSRKGTGRK